One window of Papaver somniferum cultivar HN1 chromosome 9, ASM357369v1, whole genome shotgun sequence genomic DNA carries:
- the LOC113307642 gene encoding protein MIZU-KUSSEI 1-like, giving the protein MKSEEVIRLHRNNSIISSRSHTHNNHKIIPYNYIMSRSSSSSTTTTRTSNSSASINHQYQYSYDIDRDHIDYNFSIPSSTNTEASLVPRKSGGPHHAKQKLPNVTKGGPLTFISIIRSFFRCTSICKLFPSYSCHWISLPSKVLAIAPSSSSPNLGRKFTGTLYGHKKGHVNFAVQHDPKSEPVLLLELGTSTAMLVKEMSSGLVRIALECEKKPSDQTNGGRGRSTSKIFQEPMWTMYCNGKKYGYAISRTCSESDWHVLNTIQTVSAGAGVIPMDKARMENWSDGELMYMRAKFDRVVGSRDSEAFYMLSPDGTGGPELSIFLLRI; this is encoded by the coding sequence atgaaatcaGAAGAAGTTATTAGGTTGCACAGAAACAATAGTATCATCAGCTCAAGAAGCcatactcataataatcataaaatcattCCATACAATTATATCATGAGTCGATCATCTTCGTCATCAACAACGACAACAAGAACATCAAACTCATCAGcatcaattaatcatcaataccaatatTCCTACGACATCGATCGCGATCATATTGATTATAATTTCTCGATACCATCATCAACTAATACCGAGGCTTCATTAGTCCCACGTAAATCCGGAGGTCCTCATCATGCAAAACAGAAACTACCTAATGTTACTAAGGGCGGACCCTTGACATTCATCTCCATAATCAGATCATTTTTCCGTTGCACCTCTATCTGTAAACTATTCCCTAGTTATTCATGTCATTGGATTTCCCTCCCTTCCAAAGTCTTAGCTATTGCTCCATCTTCATCCTCACCAAATTTAGGGCGTAAATTTACGGGCACCCTCTACGGGCACAAGAAGGGCCACGTTAACTTTGCCGTTCAGCATGACCCAAAATCCGAACCTGTTTTATTACTTGAATTAGGAACCTCCACGGCCATGCTAGTGAAGGAGATGTCATCCGGGCTGGTTCGAATTGCGCTAGAATGCGAGAAAAAACCATCCGACCAAACTAATGGGGGACGGGGCCGGTCCACCAGTAAGATTTTTCAAGAACCTATGTGGACTATGTATTGTAACGGAAAGAAATATGGGTATGCGATTTCCCGGACATGCAGTGAATCAGATTGGCATGTTTTGAATACCATTCAAACAGTTTCAGCTGGTGCCGGTGTAATACCTATGGATAAAGCTCGGATGGAGAATTGGTCAGACGGAGAACTTATGTACATGAGAGCAAAGTTTGACCGAGTTGTGGGAAGTCGAGACTCTGAAGCGTTTTATATGCTGAGTCCGGATGGAACTGGAGGACCGGAACTCAGTATTTTCCTCCTCCGAATTTGA